From Moraxella sp. K1664, one genomic window encodes:
- a CDS encoding ANR family transcriptional regulator → MNNITTLLELEQARQELLHAELPADIKASQAEKLGDYRTAKRLWETVAKSAEKDSLTQKYAQIRHNFCQSAVMHNYKRPELKNLEANHVKA, encoded by the coding sequence ATGAACAACATCACAACCTTGCTTGAACTTGAACAAGCTCGTCAAGAACTGCTTCATGCCGAACTACCAGCCGATATCAAGGCAAGCCAAGCCGAAAAGTTGGGCGACTATCGCACAGCCAAACGCCTATGGGAGACGGTTGCCAAGTCTGCCGAAAAAGACAGTTTGACACAAAAGTATGCCCAAATCCGCCACAACTTTTGTCAGTCAGCCGTCATGCACAACTACAAACGTCCAGAACTTAAAAATTTGGAGGCAAACCATGTTAAAGCATAA
- a CDS encoding host-nuclease inhibitor Gam family protein: MTTKPQLKSCQNLDEVQSVIALIGEHEREITRLSTAMNDEIALITEKYASQISPLKLSIDELSAKIQIWCEANRAILLKDGSKTANLITGEVSWRQCPPSIRVRGADDVIARLERFGLDRFVRVKKTVNKEAIGEEPTAVADIEGITVMQGVEEFKITPFEIRVK, translated from the coding sequence ATGACTACCAAACCCCAACTCAAATCCTGCCAAAACCTAGATGAAGTCCAAAGCGTAATTGCTTTGATTGGCGAACACGAGCGTGAAATCACACGTCTTTCTACCGCAATGAATGACGAGATTGCCCTGATTACCGAGAAGTATGCCAGCCAAATCAGCCCCTTAAAGTTGTCCATTGATGAGCTGAGTGCCAAAATTCAAATTTGGTGTGAAGCTAACCGTGCCATCTTGCTCAAAGACGGTAGCAAAACCGCCAATTTGATTACTGGCGAAGTGTCGTGGCGACAATGCCCACCGTCTATCAGAGTGCGTGGGGCTGATGATGTCATTGCACGTCTTGAACGTTTTGGGCTTGACCGTTTTGTGCGTGTCAAAAAGACAGTGAACAAAGAAGCCATTGGCGAAGAGCCAACAGCGGTTGCTGATATTGAAGGTATTACTGTCATGCAGGGCGTAGAAGAGTTTAAAATCACACCCTTTGAAATCCGTGTCAAATAA